A single genomic interval of Corallococcus exiguus harbors:
- a CDS encoding tetratricopeptide repeat protein, translating to MKTPHGCPSFRVLGGLLGFWVFGAGPAFGQAAGTGAAAARPAGTYFDAAMEEAARLYEDLESEQALAAVTRARRLARTDEERSAAAIYEGVILADMGRRDDALASFRAGLLLAPEAKLPAKVSPKVVGDFEAVRQTVRQERVVVEEPAEPTRPPVVAKPADTPVRPPVVEKQVTLNPPRVAVASEPAPGVDLKAAGAERAGLRIPTVSWVLLGTGVVAGGVGSVIGLQSRGNVSSARDADLSGDVSGHLDDARGQAVVANVLFGTAAAAAVGAITTYFLSGDSTVAEGGQ from the coding sequence ATGAAAACTCCTCATGGGTGTCCTTCCTTCCGGGTGCTCGGCGGGCTGCTCGGGTTCTGGGTGTTCGGGGCGGGTCCGGCCTTCGGGCAGGCGGCGGGGACGGGGGCGGCGGCGGCGCGGCCCGCGGGCACGTACTTCGACGCGGCGATGGAGGAGGCCGCCCGGCTCTATGAGGACCTGGAGTCCGAGCAGGCGCTGGCGGCGGTGACCCGGGCGCGGCGGCTGGCGCGGACGGACGAGGAGCGCAGCGCGGCGGCCATCTACGAGGGCGTCATCCTGGCGGACATGGGACGGCGCGATGATGCGCTGGCTTCGTTCCGGGCGGGTCTGCTGCTGGCGCCGGAGGCGAAGCTGCCGGCGAAGGTGTCGCCCAAGGTGGTGGGGGACTTCGAGGCGGTGCGGCAGACGGTGCGGCAGGAGCGCGTGGTGGTGGAGGAGCCGGCGGAGCCAACGCGGCCTCCGGTGGTGGCGAAGCCTGCGGATACGCCGGTGCGGCCTCCGGTGGTGGAGAAGCAGGTGACGCTGAATCCGCCTCGGGTCGCAGTGGCGTCTGAGCCGGCTCCGGGCGTGGATTTGAAGGCAGCGGGTGCGGAGCGCGCGGGGCTGCGAATTCCGACGGTGTCGTGGGTGTTGCTGGGGACCGGCGTGGTGGCGGGCGGCGTGGGGTCCGTCATCGGGCTCCAGTCGCGAGGCAACGTGAGCTCCGCGCGCGACGCGGACCTGTCCGGGGACGTCAGCGGGCATCTGGACGATGCGCGGGGCCAGGCGGTCGTGGCGAACGTGCTCTTCGGCACGGCGGCCGCGGCGGCGGTGGGCGCCATCACCACGTACTTCCTGAGCGGTGATTCCACCGTCGCGGAGGGTGGACAGTGA
- a CDS encoding serine/threonine-protein kinase has product MPPKAIGPYRVLETLGSGGAGTVYRALDRRSNDEVALKLLSTGGPSLDDRAARRLAREFETLADLAHPNVVKVFEAGVHAGQPYLAMELIEGLTLRHYLDVSFNDLHTPTPSSRGPLTIRRTADDDFGSVDSPDEEEDDDVEDDGTFDLNAFAEEAPSEDLASFHGAGDDDSDSDGMRVVDPRRAAPRAPQPPSRPTTPKEADLNRPERMGKLKDAMLQVCEALAYIHGHGLVHRDLKPSNIMVDDDRQVRLMDFGLAKFLADDAGITADGKLVGTYRYMAPEQILGEPLDGRSDLYSLGVILYELMSGRPPFDAKTPHELWRQVLETEPPPLLALNLHGDPQLARVAHRLIRKEPDDRFQTAEEVYEALSE; this is encoded by the coding sequence ATGCCTCCCAAGGCCATTGGTCCCTACCGCGTGTTGGAAACGCTCGGCAGTGGCGGGGCCGGGACCGTCTATCGGGCCCTGGACCGCCGCAGCAACGACGAGGTCGCGCTGAAGCTCCTGTCGACGGGTGGACCGTCGCTGGACGACCGCGCGGCCCGGAGACTCGCGCGCGAATTCGAGACGCTCGCGGACCTGGCCCACCCCAACGTGGTGAAGGTCTTCGAGGCCGGCGTCCACGCGGGCCAGCCGTACCTGGCCATGGAGCTCATCGAGGGGCTCACGCTGCGCCACTACCTGGACGTGAGCTTCAACGACCTGCACACGCCCACGCCCTCCTCGCGCGGCCCGCTCACCATCCGCCGCACCGCGGACGACGACTTCGGCAGCGTCGACAGTCCGGACGAGGAAGAGGACGACGACGTGGAGGACGACGGCACCTTCGACCTCAACGCCTTCGCGGAGGAAGCGCCCAGCGAGGACCTGGCCAGCTTCCACGGCGCCGGGGACGACGACTCGGATTCGGACGGGATGCGCGTGGTGGATCCGCGCCGGGCCGCCCCTCGCGCGCCGCAGCCCCCTTCCCGCCCCACCACGCCGAAGGAGGCGGACCTCAACCGTCCGGAGCGCATGGGCAAGCTGAAGGACGCCATGCTCCAGGTGTGCGAGGCGCTGGCGTATATCCACGGCCACGGGCTGGTGCACCGCGACCTGAAGCCGTCCAACATCATGGTGGACGACGACCGCCAGGTGCGGCTGATGGACTTCGGCCTGGCCAAGTTCCTCGCGGACGACGCGGGCATCACCGCGGACGGCAAGCTGGTGGGCACCTACCGGTACATGGCTCCGGAGCAGATTCTGGGCGAGCCGCTGGACGGGCGCTCGGACCTGTACAGCCTGGGCGTCATCCTGTACGAGCTGATGAGCGGGCGTCCGCCGTTCGACGCGAAAACGCCGCACGAGCTGTGGCGCCAGGTGCTGGAGACGGAACCTCCGCCGCTGCTCGCGCTCAACCTGCATGGCGACCCGCAGCTGGCGCGGGTGGCCCATCGCCTCATCCGCAAGGAGCCGGACGACCGGTTCCAGACGGCCGAGGAAGTGTACGAGGCCCTCTCCGAGTGA
- a CDS encoding RluA family pseudouridine synthase: MTTTTTHTLTVDADKAGQRVDLFAGEALGLSRARMKRLFEEGQVRVDGRPAKKGLLVTAGQKVAVTVEESSREAVPDTDFPLVVLHEDAALLFVDKPAGRPSHPLQPGETGTVANALVARYPEVAQASQDPREGGLCHRLDVETSGVLAAARTREAWTTVREAFSNRAVDKRYVALVTGPLADEGEVEVPLRHHPRHPDRVEPAPYGAEDAREALSHFRVLARSGDYSLVEVKILTGVLHQVRAHLAGVGAPLVGDALYGGREAPELGRFFLHARSLTVQHPVTKEPVKVESPLPPDLVAELGRHGLAWPVAG, translated from the coding sequence GTGACCACGACGACGACGCACACCCTCACCGTGGACGCCGACAAGGCGGGCCAGCGGGTGGACCTGTTCGCGGGCGAGGCCCTGGGCCTGTCCCGCGCGCGCATGAAGCGCCTCTTCGAGGAGGGTCAGGTCCGCGTGGACGGCCGCCCCGCCAAGAAGGGCCTCCTCGTCACCGCCGGCCAGAAGGTCGCCGTGACGGTGGAGGAGTCCTCGCGCGAGGCCGTGCCCGACACGGACTTCCCGCTCGTCGTCCTGCATGAGGACGCGGCCCTGCTCTTCGTGGACAAGCCCGCTGGCCGCCCGTCGCACCCCCTGCAGCCCGGTGAGACGGGCACGGTGGCCAACGCCCTGGTGGCGCGCTACCCGGAGGTCGCGCAGGCGTCCCAGGACCCGCGCGAGGGCGGCCTGTGCCACCGGCTGGACGTGGAGACGTCCGGGGTGCTCGCGGCGGCCCGCACGCGAGAGGCCTGGACCACCGTGCGCGAGGCCTTCAGCAACCGCGCGGTGGACAAGCGCTACGTCGCCCTGGTGACGGGCCCGCTGGCGGACGAGGGCGAGGTGGAGGTGCCTCTGCGCCACCACCCGCGCCATCCAGACCGCGTGGAGCCCGCCCCCTACGGCGCCGAGGACGCCCGCGAGGCGCTGTCCCACTTCCGGGTGCTGGCCCGGTCCGGCGACTACAGCCTGGTGGAGGTGAAAATCCTCACCGGCGTGCTGCACCAGGTGCGCGCGCATCTGGCCGGGGTGGGCGCGCCGCTCGTGGGGGACGCGCTCTACGGGGGCCGCGAGGCGCCGGAGCTGGGGCGGTTCTTCCTGCACGCCCGCTCGCTCACCGTGCAGCACCCGGTGACGAAGGAGCCCGTGAAGGTGGAGAGCCCGCTGCCGCCGGACCTGGTGGCGGAGCTGGGACGCCACGGGCTGGCGTGGCCCGTGGCCGGTTAG
- the uppS gene encoding polyprenyl diphosphate synthase, whose product MDRPPTVLPTALEIQVKARPLPRHVGIIMDGNGRWAELRGQPRLEGHREGSVSVREVTRAARRVGVQALTLYAFSSQNWARPPEEVAGLMDLLREYLESERAEILDNGIRLNAIGEVDKLPRYVREPLERLRADSAHNTGMVLTLALSYGGREELLRAARDLAQAAARGELDPAHLDADDLESRLWTAGLPPVDLIVRTSGEQRISNFLLWQLAYAELCFTDALWPDFRTEEFLRCLSQFQGRERRFGLTSAQVNRDDTPQRAKA is encoded by the coding sequence ATGGATCGCCCCCCCACAGTGTTGCCCACCGCCCTTGAGATCCAGGTCAAGGCCCGGCCACTCCCGCGCCATGTGGGCATCATCATGGACGGCAACGGCCGCTGGGCCGAGCTTCGCGGCCAGCCCCGGCTGGAGGGCCACCGCGAGGGCAGCGTGAGCGTCCGGGAAGTCACCCGCGCCGCCCGCCGTGTTGGCGTCCAGGCCCTCACCCTCTACGCCTTCTCCTCCCAGAACTGGGCCCGCCCGCCGGAAGAGGTCGCCGGCCTCATGGACCTCCTGCGCGAGTACCTGGAGTCCGAGCGCGCGGAAATCCTCGACAACGGCATCCGCCTCAACGCCATCGGCGAGGTGGACAAGCTGCCCCGCTACGTCCGCGAGCCCTTGGAGCGCCTCCGGGCGGACTCCGCCCACAACACGGGCATGGTGCTCACCCTGGCGCTCTCCTACGGCGGCCGCGAGGAGCTCCTGCGCGCCGCGCGCGACCTGGCTCAGGCCGCTGCCCGTGGCGAGCTGGACCCCGCGCACCTGGACGCTGACGACCTGGAGTCGCGGCTGTGGACCGCCGGACTGCCGCCGGTGGACCTCATCGTCCGCACCAGCGGCGAACAGCGCATCTCCAACTTCCTGCTCTGGCAACTGGCGTACGCCGAGCTGTGCTTCACCGACGCCCTGTGGCCCGACTTCCGCACCGAAGAGTTCCTGCGCTGCCTGTCGCAGTTCCAGGGCCGCGAAAGGCGCTTCGGTCTGACGTCCGCCCAGGTCAACCGGGACGACACCCCCCAGCGGGCCAAGGCGTGA
- a CDS encoding secondary thiamine-phosphate synthase enzyme YjbQ produces MKTLTEYLWFETKARRELVRLTDTVAALLKKSGIQEGMVLVSAMHITAGVFVNDDEPGLHEDIWDWLQHLAPHGPDYRHHRTGEDNGDAHLKSMLVHHQVLIPVTAGKLDLGPWQQVFYAEFDGQRRKRVIVKVMGD; encoded by the coding sequence ATGAAGACCCTCACCGAATACCTCTGGTTCGAGACGAAGGCCCGGCGCGAACTGGTGCGCCTGACGGACACCGTGGCCGCCCTGCTGAAGAAGAGCGGCATCCAGGAGGGCATGGTGCTGGTGTCCGCCATGCACATCACCGCGGGCGTCTTCGTCAACGACGACGAGCCCGGCCTCCACGAGGACATCTGGGACTGGCTCCAGCACCTGGCGCCCCACGGCCCCGACTACCGCCACCACCGCACCGGCGAGGACAACGGCGACGCGCATCTGAAATCCATGCTCGTCCACCATCAGGTGCTGATTCCCGTCACCGCCGGCAAGCTCGACCTGGGCCCCTGGCAGCAGGTCTTCTACGCGGAGTTCGACGGCCAGCGCCGCAAGCGCGTCATCGTCAAGGTGATGGGCGACTAA
- a CDS encoding serine/threonine protein kinase, with amino-acid sequence MQLGKYQLVRKLASGGMAEVFLAKAAGPRGFEKTLVLKRILPHLAEDEAFVEMFLGEAQLAARLDHPNVVQIFDFGEADGSYFLAMEYIDGPTLRRLIKRSQELKQPLPAGVCAKMVAAAAEGLAFAHELADPETGAPLGLVHRDISPENVLVSRQGAVKVVDFGIAKVAGQGHRTQTGVVKGKVAYMPPEQLQARPMDGRVDVYALGIVLYELLTGRRPFDATTDVGMMQAILFEPYVPAVQRRPDLPEAMQRILEKALAKDRAERYPDCRAFQADLERFVVSLGEPVGAYQIARLVAQVMEGVETMPPVPTPAKGRETAELVGAGREPPAKEPGRRAAVTTPMPGRVVGTAWEPVSSRASMEAPAVTASGNDVPSSRFDAATDPATPSAGSLLAAASPEARSERSTWFKPVEVSESGKALVTPRASRRMAAGAVVLVSMAGLAGGFALLGRSEKAAVPVSPSTPVARKDDVPVKPLEPEVTPVVPEVRVEPVAAGTVDSGTPVVVAEVKPTTGAPVDARDGGQVVEMTPPVPPTPRPVVVAKPVVASTNPPPVRRVAPPVRRELPKGKVEFRVRPFGTVYLDGKNLGQTPFAAVEATEGSHQVRVVNKDLGKDVTRSFVVKAGQDNVFKLNLAAE; translated from the coding sequence ATGCAATTGGGGAAGTACCAGTTGGTGCGGAAGCTCGCCTCGGGCGGGATGGCCGAGGTGTTCCTCGCGAAGGCGGCGGGGCCCCGGGGGTTCGAGAAGACGCTGGTGCTCAAGCGCATCCTGCCGCACCTGGCGGAGGATGAAGCGTTCGTGGAGATGTTCCTGGGCGAGGCGCAGCTGGCCGCCCGGCTGGACCACCCGAACGTGGTGCAGATCTTCGACTTCGGCGAGGCGGACGGCAGCTACTTCCTGGCGATGGAGTACATCGACGGGCCCACGCTGCGGCGGTTGATCAAACGCTCGCAGGAGCTGAAGCAGCCGTTGCCCGCGGGTGTGTGCGCGAAGATGGTGGCCGCCGCCGCGGAGGGCCTGGCGTTCGCGCACGAGCTGGCGGATCCGGAGACGGGGGCGCCGCTGGGGTTGGTGCACCGGGACATCAGCCCGGAGAACGTCCTGGTGTCGCGGCAGGGCGCGGTGAAGGTGGTGGACTTCGGCATCGCGAAGGTGGCGGGGCAGGGGCACCGCACGCAGACGGGCGTGGTGAAGGGCAAGGTGGCGTACATGCCGCCGGAGCAGCTCCAGGCCCGGCCCATGGATGGGCGCGTGGACGTGTACGCGCTGGGCATCGTGCTCTACGAGCTGCTCACCGGCCGGCGTCCCTTCGACGCGACGACGGACGTGGGCATGATGCAGGCCATCCTCTTCGAGCCCTACGTGCCCGCGGTGCAGCGCCGGCCGGACCTGCCGGAGGCGATGCAGCGCATCTTGGAGAAGGCGCTCGCGAAGGACCGGGCGGAGCGCTACCCGGACTGCCGCGCGTTCCAGGCGGACCTGGAGCGGTTCGTGGTGTCGCTGGGCGAGCCGGTGGGCGCGTACCAGATTGCCCGGCTGGTGGCGCAGGTGATGGAGGGGGTGGAGACGATGCCCCCGGTACCCACTCCCGCGAAGGGGCGGGAGACGGCGGAACTGGTTGGGGCAGGCAGGGAGCCTCCCGCGAAGGAGCCGGGCAGGAGGGCGGCGGTGACGACGCCCATGCCCGGCCGTGTGGTGGGCACGGCGTGGGAGCCGGTGTCCTCGCGAGCGTCGATGGAGGCGCCAGCGGTGACGGCATCGGGGAACGACGTGCCCTCGAGCCGGTTCGACGCGGCGACGGATCCCGCGACACCGTCAGCGGGCAGTCTGTTGGCCGCCGCGTCTCCGGAGGCCCGGTCCGAGCGGTCTACATGGTTCAAACCGGTGGAGGTTTCGGAGTCCGGCAAGGCCCTGGTGACACCGCGCGCCTCCCGGAGGATGGCGGCTGGAGCGGTGGTGTTGGTGAGCATGGCCGGGCTTGCGGGCGGCTTTGCGCTCCTGGGCCGGAGTGAGAAGGCCGCTGTGCCCGTGAGTCCGTCCACGCCGGTGGCTCGGAAGGACGACGTCCCCGTGAAGCCGCTGGAGCCGGAGGTGACGCCGGTCGTGCCGGAGGTGCGCGTGGAGCCGGTGGCCGCCGGGACGGTGGACAGCGGAACTCCGGTGGTCGTAGCCGAGGTGAAGCCCACGACGGGGGCGCCCGTGGATGCACGCGATGGGGGCCAGGTGGTGGAGATGACTCCGCCCGTGCCGCCGACTCCGCGGCCCGTGGTTGTGGCGAAGCCCGTGGTGGCCAGCACGAACCCGCCGCCGGTCCGACGGGTGGCCCCCCCGGTCCGTCGCGAGCTACCCAAGGGCAAGGTGGAGTTCCGCGTCCGTCCGTTCGGCACGGTGTACCTGGACGGCAAGAACCTGGGTCAGACGCCCTTCGCCGCCGTGGAGGCGACGGAGGGGTCGCACCAGGTCCGCGTCGTGAACAAGGACCTGGGCAAGGACGTGACCCGCTCCTTCGTGGTGAAGGCGGGACAGGACAACGTCTTCAAGCTGAACCTCGCGGCGGAGTGA
- a CDS encoding MopE-related protein, translated as MAVASGCLGIGCTVPETDQFTLERLCEGQGSQAFEGVLRADPSTCDRGLELIVQPMGFNPGCIRAALWAKDGTGAASTVVPRNPNMSHGAAFHVVALLSDALRDELRLEVDAFEQTCDAAPVTSHAFTVGHPEKGQIAQSLIELPALDADGDGFISKGTGGTDCNDSDWSIKDKILWYPDMDGDGYGSNSNTAPVVRACSGPSQYANNNRDCNDNDSLISPGQAELRCDGRDDNCDNRVDEAFNIGATCVLPKGGRGVITCDPANPSRITCTG; from the coding sequence ATGGCCGTGGCCTCGGGGTGTCTGGGCATCGGATGCACAGTGCCGGAGACAGACCAATTCACGCTGGAGCGGCTCTGTGAAGGACAGGGGTCGCAGGCGTTTGAAGGAGTCCTGCGTGCGGATCCCAGCACCTGCGACCGTGGACTGGAGCTGATCGTCCAGCCCATGGGTTTCAACCCTGGCTGCATTCGCGCGGCGCTTTGGGCGAAGGACGGCACAGGGGCCGCGTCGACCGTGGTACCGCGGAACCCGAACATGAGTCACGGGGCTGCGTTCCACGTGGTTGCCTTGTTATCCGACGCATTGCGAGACGAACTCCGGCTCGAAGTGGATGCATTCGAACAGACCTGTGACGCGGCGCCTGTCACAAGCCACGCGTTCACCGTGGGGCACCCCGAAAAGGGACAAATCGCACAGTCCCTTATCGAATTGCCTGCCCTTGATGCGGATGGAGATGGATTTATCTCCAAAGGCACTGGAGGCACCGACTGCAACGACTCTGACTGGTCCATCAAAGACAAAATCTTGTGGTATCCCGACATGGACGGAGACGGCTACGGGAGCAACTCCAACACCGCGCCTGTCGTCCGTGCGTGTAGCGGCCCCAGCCAATACGCAAACAACAACAGGGATTGCAACGACAACGACTCCCTGATCAGCCCCGGACAGGCTGAACTCCGCTGCGACGGACGGGATGACAATTGCGACAACCGCGTCGATGAAGCCTTCAATATCGGGGCCACATGCGTGTTGCCAAAGGGTGGACGAGGGGTCATTACCTGTGACCCAGCGAACCCGTCACGCATCACCTGTACCGGTTGA
- the pcnB gene encoding polynucleotide adenylyltransferase PcnB — protein MSSPLDLSGPEERGERTEAQVPADSAEHPSDFETPSRAAPAPSEPPFAADAAEDDGFDDDDDDTEDAGPEVTDEILAATEALKAAEAEDAQAAAEAGDEAEEPEAVILEPEPEPAANEPELQAPTTTRTGEPAEIDPDEMDPDALKVVLRLHQHGHQAYLVGGCVRDLLLGKKPKDFDVATSAHPGEVRAIFRNCRLIGRRFRLAHVYFKGGKIVEVSTFRANPTELEPAAAGVEEGQSGEDLLITHDNVFGTAQQDARRRDFTINGLFYDAAEGRVIDYVRGRRDLDERFIRTIGDPEIRMREDPVRILRAVRFAAKLDLDIESRTYAAMEGAVEDLPRCAPARLLEETFRLIRGGVSAPALKLLAALDSLKILLPPVDEYLRENGKEGEKTFYAFAQALDKRVSAGEVLDDAILLAALLVPISRAHPPVEESQDEGRASVSRVIEDLLAGFVESARLPRRIAERCRMLLLMQRTLSGERRRKTGAFRRHPLFNEALAVYAMTVEATDEGREALEAWQAGEVPPPRAGAAGGADAEGPRRKRRRRRRRRSGNGSGEGGGSGASSGSDAGEG, from the coding sequence ATGTCTTCCCCCCTGGACCTGTCGGGCCCCGAGGAGCGCGGCGAGCGCACCGAGGCCCAGGTGCCCGCGGACTCCGCCGAGCACCCCAGCGATTTCGAAACCCCTTCCCGGGCCGCCCCGGCCCCCTCCGAGCCCCCCTTCGCCGCGGACGCGGCGGAGGACGACGGGTTCGACGACGATGACGATGACACCGAGGACGCCGGCCCGGAGGTCACCGACGAAATCCTGGCCGCCACCGAGGCCCTGAAGGCCGCGGAGGCGGAGGACGCGCAGGCCGCCGCCGAGGCGGGTGACGAAGCCGAGGAGCCCGAGGCCGTCATCCTGGAGCCGGAGCCGGAGCCCGCCGCGAACGAGCCGGAGTTGCAGGCGCCCACCACCACCCGCACGGGTGAGCCCGCGGAAATCGACCCGGACGAGATGGATCCGGACGCGCTCAAGGTGGTGCTGCGGCTGCACCAGCACGGCCACCAGGCGTACCTGGTGGGTGGCTGCGTGCGCGACCTGCTGTTGGGCAAGAAGCCCAAGGACTTCGACGTGGCCACCAGCGCCCACCCGGGCGAGGTGCGCGCCATCTTCCGCAACTGCCGGCTCATCGGCAGGCGCTTCCGGTTGGCGCACGTCTACTTCAAGGGCGGGAAGATCGTGGAGGTGTCCACCTTCCGCGCGAACCCCACGGAGCTGGAGCCGGCGGCGGCGGGGGTGGAGGAGGGGCAGAGTGGCGAGGACCTCCTCATCACCCACGACAACGTCTTCGGCACCGCGCAGCAGGACGCGCGCCGCCGCGACTTCACCATCAACGGCCTGTTCTACGACGCGGCTGAAGGCCGGGTCATCGACTACGTGCGCGGCCGGCGCGACCTGGATGAGCGCTTCATCCGGACGATTGGCGACCCGGAAATCCGCATGCGCGAGGACCCGGTGCGCATCCTGCGCGCGGTGCGCTTCGCGGCGAAGCTGGACCTGGACATCGAGTCGCGCACGTACGCGGCGATGGAGGGCGCGGTGGAGGACCTGCCGCGCTGCGCGCCCGCGCGCCTGCTGGAGGAGACGTTCCGGCTCATCCGCGGCGGCGTGTCCGCCCCGGCGCTGAAGCTGCTGGCGGCGCTGGACTCGCTGAAGATTCTGCTGCCGCCCGTGGACGAGTACCTGCGTGAGAACGGCAAGGAAGGGGAGAAGACCTTCTACGCCTTCGCGCAGGCGCTGGATAAGCGCGTGTCCGCGGGAGAGGTGCTGGACGACGCCATCCTGCTGGCGGCGTTGCTGGTGCCCATCAGCCGCGCGCACCCGCCGGTGGAGGAGTCGCAGGACGAGGGCCGCGCGTCGGTGTCGCGCGTCATCGAGGACCTGCTGGCGGGCTTCGTGGAGTCCGCGCGGCTGCCGCGCCGCATCGCCGAGCGCTGCCGCATGCTGCTCCTGATGCAGCGCACGCTGTCCGGGGAGCGCCGCCGCAAGACGGGCGCCTTCCGCCGCCACCCGCTCTTCAACGAGGCGCTGGCCGTCTACGCGATGACGGTGGAGGCCACGGACGAGGGCCGCGAGGCGCTGGAGGCCTGGCAGGCCGGAGAGGTGCCTCCGCCGCGCGCCGGAGCCGCTGGCGGTGCGGACGCGGAAGGCCCGCGCCGCAAGCGCCGTCGCCGCCGTCGCCGCCGTTCCGGCAACGGGAGCGGAGAGGGCGGCGGTTCGGGCGCCTCCTCCGGTTCCGACGCGGGCGAGGGGTAG
- a CDS encoding serine/threonine protein kinase, with product MQIGKYRLIQKLSEGERVETFLAEDARGPCELQRVLPELTRRPELVKTFLSEAENASCLVHPNVQRVLDFGTEDGSAFRVTEPIDGPSLHSLIQALAAQGAPLPLGVCAGLVAQAAMGLAYVHALTDGATGMPLEWAHRDVRPGTVRVSREGVVKVSDFGIAKLAVHDLRTRLTPVDALAYKPPELFQRQSPDLRGDVYGLGMVLYELLTGLRPFVGQDLVGALNAIRSASYVPAVERRPDLPEAMQRILERALATDPVERYPDCPAFHADLERFMSFLDEPVGPDVLARWVARVT from the coding sequence ATGCAAATCGGGAAGTATCGGCTCATCCAGAAGCTCTCCGAAGGAGAGAGGGTGGAGACCTTCCTGGCGGAAGACGCCAGAGGCCCGTGTGAGCTCCAGCGCGTCCTTCCCGAGCTCACGAGGCGCCCCGAGCTCGTGAAGACGTTCCTGTCCGAGGCCGAGAATGCTTCGTGCCTGGTCCATCCGAACGTGCAGCGGGTCCTCGACTTCGGGACGGAGGATGGGAGCGCATTCCGGGTGACGGAGCCCATCGATGGGCCTTCGCTGCACTCACTCATCCAGGCGTTGGCGGCGCAGGGGGCGCCGCTGCCGCTCGGCGTGTGCGCAGGGCTCGTGGCCCAGGCCGCCATGGGGCTGGCGTACGTGCACGCGCTGACGGATGGGGCGACGGGAATGCCGCTGGAGTGGGCGCACCGCGACGTGCGGCCCGGGACCGTCCGGGTGTCCCGGGAGGGCGTCGTGAAGGTGAGCGACTTCGGCATCGCGAAGCTGGCGGTGCACGACCTCCGCACGCGGCTGACGCCGGTGGATGCCCTGGCGTACAAGCCGCCGGAGCTGTTCCAGCGCCAGTCTCCGGACCTGCGCGGTGACGTGTACGGGTTGGGGATGGTGCTCTACGAACTGCTCACCGGCCTGCGTCCCTTCGTCGGGCAGGACCTCGTGGGCGCGCTCAATGCCATCCGCTCCGCTTCCTACGTGCCCGCGGTGGAGCGCCGGCCGGACCTGCCGGAGGCGATGCAGCGCATCCTGGAGCGGGCGCTCGCGACGGACCCGGTGGAGCGCTATCCGGACTGCCCCGCGTTCCATGCGGACCTGGAGCGCTTCATGTCCTTCCTGGACGAACCGGTGGGGCCGGACGTGCTGGCCCGGTGGGTGGCACGGGTGACCTGA
- the dinB gene encoding DNA polymerase IV: MRAILHVDMDAFYASVEQRDNPSLRGKPVIVGGHAQRGVVVAASYEVRPFGVRSAMPMARAMKQAPHAIVVKPRFSAYAEASEHVFAIFERYTPLIEPLSLDEAFLDVTASVGLFGAAADIAKRIRKEIAHELNLPASAGIATAKFVAKIASDLAKPNGQREVRPEETVAFLAGLPVSRLWGVGPKTEEAMKRAGLVTIGDVAARDVDWLEERFGAASAKHLWELSHGIDARDVVPDRAAKSVGAEDTFDEDLTGLEALKPHVHAQALRVARRLRRATLKGRVVQLKLKFADFTLITRRVTLREATDDGQVIYRAALELLERAHEGKALRLTGVSVQLDEDEPQLGLFPAAAPKSSKLNEAMDRIAARFGSKAITMADIAGAEASDDDQHRSEKPVDKPKR, translated from the coding sequence ATGCGAGCCATCCTCCACGTGGACATGGACGCCTTCTATGCGTCCGTCGAGCAGCGCGACAACCCGTCCCTCCGGGGCAAGCCGGTCATCGTTGGCGGGCATGCACAACGCGGCGTGGTGGTGGCCGCGTCCTACGAGGTGCGCCCCTTCGGAGTCCGCAGCGCCATGCCCATGGCGCGGGCGATGAAGCAGGCGCCGCACGCCATCGTGGTGAAGCCGCGCTTCTCCGCCTACGCGGAGGCCAGCGAGCACGTGTTCGCCATCTTCGAGCGGTACACGCCGCTGATTGAGCCCCTGTCGCTGGACGAGGCGTTCCTGGACGTCACGGCGTCGGTGGGGCTGTTCGGCGCGGCGGCGGACATCGCGAAGCGGATCCGCAAGGAGATCGCCCACGAGCTGAACCTGCCGGCGTCCGCGGGCATCGCCACGGCGAAGTTCGTGGCGAAGATCGCCTCCGACCTGGCGAAGCCCAACGGCCAGCGCGAGGTGCGCCCGGAGGAGACGGTGGCCTTCCTCGCCGGGCTGCCGGTGTCGCGCCTGTGGGGCGTGGGGCCGAAGACGGAAGAGGCGATGAAGCGCGCGGGGCTCGTCACCATTGGCGACGTGGCGGCGCGGGACGTGGACTGGCTGGAGGAGCGGTTCGGCGCGGCGAGCGCGAAGCACCTGTGGGAGCTGTCGCACGGCATCGACGCGCGGGACGTGGTGCCGGACCGGGCGGCCAAGAGCGTGGGCGCGGAGGACACCTTCGACGAGGACCTGACGGGCCTGGAGGCGCTCAAGCCGCACGTGCACGCGCAGGCCCTGAGGGTGGCCCGGCGGCTGCGGCGCGCGACGCTGAAGGGCCGCGTGGTGCAGCTCAAGCTGAAGTTCGCGGACTTCACGCTCATCACCCGCCGCGTCACGCTGCGCGAGGCCACGGACGACGGGCAGGTCATCTACCGCGCGGCGCTGGAGCTGCTGGAGCGCGCGCACGAAGGCAAGGCGCTGCGGCTCACCGGCGTGAGCGTGCAGTTGGACGAGGACGAGCCGCAGCTGGGCTTGTTCCCGGCGGCCGCGCCGAAGTCGTCGAAGCTGAACGAGGCGATGGACCGCATCGCGGCGCGCTTCGGCAGCAAGGCCATCACCATGGCGGACATCGCGGGGGCGGAGGCGTCGGACGATGACCAGCACCGCTCCGAGAAGCCGGTGGACAAGCCGAAGCGGTAG